A region of Lacinutrix sp. Hel_I_90 DNA encodes the following proteins:
- a CDS encoding metal ABC transporter permease, with translation MDIQDYFSLVFSDYTLRTITLGTAILGAVTGMLGSFAVLRKQSLLGDAISHAALPGIAIAFLITGAKDTNVLLLGALVSGLIGTFWIRGIVKKTHLKSDTALGLILSLFFGFGMLLLTFIQKQPNANQAGLDKYLFGQAATLVESDVWLMAIVTGFCLFVLLLFWKEFKLLLFDADYTKTLGFNTTFIDILITSFIVLAIVLGLQTVGVVLMSAMLLAPAAAARQWTNSLSTMVILAALFGAFSGVFGTAISASQNNLSTGPVIVLVAAVFVIFSFIFSPGRGLLFKKIRFIKNRRDLELHKTLAFMHHIAATHEDISHPHAIKLLNNFQGYTRATLQKLVEKDYVRLEGNLWCLTETGFETAANLYTKQSTKDE, from the coding sequence ATGGATATTCAAGACTATTTTTCATTAGTTTTTAGCGATTACACGCTACGCACCATCACATTAGGCACAGCTATTTTAGGAGCTGTAACTGGCATGCTAGGTAGTTTTGCCGTCTTGAGAAAGCAAAGTTTACTTGGCGATGCTATTTCACATGCTGCTTTGCCAGGAATCGCGATTGCCTTTTTAATTACAGGAGCTAAAGACACCAATGTTTTATTATTAGGCGCATTGGTAAGTGGTTTAATTGGCACCTTTTGGATTCGGGGCATTGTGAAGAAAACACATTTGAAAAGTGACACGGCTTTGGGTTTAATTTTGTCGCTGTTTTTTGGTTTTGGTATGCTGTTGCTTACGTTTATACAAAAGCAACCCAATGCTAATCAAGCCGGTTTAGATAAATATTTATTTGGTCAAGCTGCAACTTTAGTGGAAAGCGATGTGTGGCTAATGGCCATCGTTACAGGGTTCTGCCTGTTCGTTTTACTATTATTCTGGAAAGAGTTCAAATTGCTATTATTTGATGCAGATTACACCAAAACATTAGGTTTCAACACCACTTTTATAGATATATTAATAACCAGTTTCATCGTATTAGCCATTGTTTTAGGGTTGCAAACCGTAGGTGTTGTTCTAATGAGCGCCATGTTGTTAGCGCCGGCGGCTGCAGCAAGACAATGGACCAACAGCTTAAGCACTATGGTGATTCTTGCGGCATTATTTGGTGCCTTTTCTGGTGTTTTTGGAACAGCGATAAGTGCTAGTCAAAATAATTTATCTACAGGCCCAGTAATTGTTCTTGTTGCTGCTGTGTTTGTTATTTTCTCCTTTATTTTTTCGCCTGGCCGTGGTTTATTATTTAAAAAAATCCGTTTTATTAAAAACAGACGTGATTTAGAATTGCATAAAACACTTGCTTTCATGCATCATATTGCTGCAACACATGAGGATATTTCACACCCGCACGCCATAAAACTATTGAATAATTTCCAGGGCTATACCCGTGCCACCCTTCAAAAATTAGTAGAGAAAGATTATGTAAGGCTTGAAGGCAACCTATGGTGCTTAACCGAAACTGGCTTTGAAACGGCAGCCAATTTATATACTAAACAAAGTACAAAAGATGAATAG
- a CDS encoding metal ABC transporter ATP-binding protein, whose protein sequence is MENKIAVKVDDLTVAYNYKPVLWDIDLEIPEGVLMAIVGPNGAGKSTLIKSILGILKPIAGSVTIYGKPYEKQRQLVAYVPQKGSVDWDFPTTALDVVMMGTYGSLGWIKRPGQKEKKTALEALEKVGMLAFKSRQISQLSGGQQQRIFLARALVQNASIYFMDEPFQGVDATTEIAIINILKELRKAGKTVIVVHHDLQTVPEYFDWVTFLNVKKIATGPVKDIFNDDNLTKTYGINYKVSIQE, encoded by the coding sequence ATGGAAAACAAAATAGCAGTTAAAGTAGATGACCTTACTGTAGCCTACAATTACAAACCGGTCCTTTGGGATATTGATCTGGAAATTCCAGAAGGTGTTTTAATGGCAATTGTTGGGCCTAACGGCGCTGGGAAATCGACATTAATTAAATCAATTTTGGGCATATTAAAACCAATTGCAGGAAGCGTAACCATTTATGGAAAACCTTACGAAAAACAACGGCAATTAGTAGCTTATGTCCCTCAAAAAGGAAGTGTAGACTGGGATTTTCCAACGACTGCTTTAGATGTTGTCATGATGGGCACCTATGGTAGTTTAGGGTGGATAAAACGTCCTGGACAAAAAGAGAAAAAAACTGCTTTAGAGGCTTTGGAAAAAGTGGGCATGTTAGCTTTTAAAAGCCGACAAATTAGTCAGTTATCTGGCGGTCAACAACAGCGTATATTTTTAGCGCGTGCCTTGGTTCAAAATGCATCCATCTACTTTATGGATGAACCCTTTCAAGGCGTAGATGCTACTACCGAAATTGCGATTATCAATATATTAAAAGAGTTGCGAAAAGCAGGGAAAACAGTCATTGTCGTTCATCACGATTTACAAACCGTTCCAGAATACTTTGATTGGGTAACGTTTTTAAACGTGAAAAAAATTGCCACAGGTCCAGTAAAAGACATTTTTAACGACGATAATTTGACAAAAACATACGGTATTAATTATAAAGTAAGCATTCAAGAATAA
- a CDS encoding metal ABC transporter solute-binding protein, Zn/Mn family — MKKYSVLFIITLILFNCKKETKPDNGKLNIVTTTSMITDLVKNIGGDLINVQGLMGSGIDPHLYKASEGDVSKLVNADIIFYNGLHLEGKLVEVFEKMGSKTKTPIALGESLDKSELIGSEYFASNYDPHVWFNIAFFKQFAKKATLVLSEKDPKNAMQYNANMTAYLSKLDALQTNVLAIIETLPKEKRVLVTAHDAFNYFGKNYGFNVVGLQGLSTATEAGVQDVQKLATFIIENKVKAIFVESSVPKRTIEALQAAVQSKNHDVQIGGTLFSDALGNLGTDEGTYIGMFEYNVNTIVNALK; from the coding sequence ATGAAAAAATACAGCGTACTATTTATCATTACACTTATATTATTTAACTGTAAAAAAGAAACAAAGCCAGACAATGGAAAACTAAATATTGTAACCACCACTTCCATGATCACGGACTTAGTTAAAAACATTGGCGGAGATTTAATAAACGTGCAAGGCCTAATGGGAAGTGGTATTGATCCACACTTATACAAAGCAAGCGAAGGGGACGTTTCTAAACTTGTTAATGCTGATATTATTTTCTATAACGGTTTGCATTTAGAAGGCAAACTCGTAGAGGTCTTTGAGAAAATGGGAAGCAAGACCAAAACACCAATTGCTTTAGGTGAGAGTTTAGACAAATCTGAATTGATTGGTTCTGAATATTTCGCTTCAAATTACGATCCGCATGTATGGTTCAATATTGCGTTTTTTAAACAATTTGCAAAAAAAGCAACTTTAGTTCTGTCTGAAAAAGATCCAAAAAACGCTATGCAATACAATGCAAACATGACCGCATACCTGAGTAAGTTAGATGCATTACAAACCAACGTTTTAGCGATAATTGAAACCCTTCCTAAAGAGAAAAGAGTATTAGTTACTGCTCATGATGCCTTTAACTACTTTGGAAAAAACTACGGTTTTAACGTAGTAGGATTACAAGGCTTAAGCACTGCAACTGAGGCTGGCGTGCAAGACGTACAAAAATTAGCTACATTTATAATAGAGAACAAAGTAAAAGCCATTTTTGTGGAAAGCTCTGTGCCAAAACGCACCATTGAAGCGCTTCAAGCTGCCGTTCAATCTAAGAATCATGATGTACAAATTGGAGGCACATTATTCTCCGATGCGTTAGGAAACCTTGGAACCGATGAAGGAACATATATTGGCATGTTTGAATATAATGTAAATACAATTGTGAATGCATTGAAATAA
- a CDS encoding transporter, with product MLIRYGVLDNLEFRLGWDYTNTKTKFNDTEIRSTDSFSPLLLGFKVSIAEERGIIPEIGFLGHLNLPFSVKKDLRPENTGVDFRFSFAHTLNEKSSLSYNLGAAWENDSPEAAYLYTLAYGYSLSDTWGAYVELYGDFPENNKANHLWDAGITYLLSNNVQLDATVGSSITKGQDLLLSAGVSFRLPN from the coding sequence ATGCTCATTCGCTATGGTGTATTAGATAATTTAGAATTCCGTTTAGGCTGGGACTACACCAATACTAAAACAAAATTTAATGACACTGAAATACGATCTACAGATAGCTTTTCACCATTACTTCTAGGTTTTAAAGTTAGCATTGCAGAAGAGCGTGGCATAATACCAGAAATTGGATTTCTTGGTCATTTAAATTTACCATTTTCAGTAAAAAAAGACCTGAGACCAGAGAACACGGGAGTAGATTTTAGATTTTCATTTGCACATACATTAAACGAAAAATCAAGTTTATCTTATAATTTAGGTGCTGCCTGGGAAAACGATTCGCCAGAAGCAGCTTATTTATATACGCTTGCTTATGGTTATAGCTTGAGTGATACATGGGGAGCTTATGTAGAACTTTATGGTGATTTCCCCGAAAACAACAAAGCCAATCATTTGTGGGATGCAGGAATTACCTACTTACTATCCAACAACGTCCAACTAGATGCAACCGTTGGTTCAAGTATTACAAAAGGACAAGATCTTTTGCTAAGTGCCGGTGTAAGCTTTAGGTTGCCAAATTAG
- a CDS encoding metal-dependent transcriptional regulator, with product MSVAIENFVKAIYKNDHHDTKDTKPGNIAKKLGISNAAATDMAKKLATKDLLNYEKYQALRLTEKGEKMALNVIRKHRLWEALLHKMFDMSLHEIHREAELLEHETSNFLANKISDYLGNPKFDPHGDPIPNEAGEITTVDTSITLFNTKENKNYIISRLMSDDKEFFDFCAQNGLKYGNTVSIVKQFTSTKMTQLLINNKTILLNEDFTKIIYVNEL from the coding sequence ATGTCTGTAGCTATTGAAAATTTTGTAAAAGCCATTTACAAAAACGATCACCACGATACCAAGGATACTAAGCCTGGTAACATTGCAAAAAAACTGGGAATTTCTAATGCTGCTGCCACAGACATGGCAAAGAAACTAGCGACAAAAGATTTACTAAACTACGAAAAATATCAAGCATTGCGCTTGACCGAGAAAGGAGAAAAAATGGCCTTAAATGTCATTAGGAAACACCGGCTTTGGGAAGCCTTATTGCATAAAATGTTTGATATGTCTTTACACGAAATTCATCGTGAGGCTGAATTATTAGAGCACGAAACGTCTAATTTCTTAGCGAATAAAATAAGTGATTATTTAGGCAATCCAAAATTCGATCCACACGGCGATCCAATACCAAATGAAGCTGGTGAAATAACGACTGTTGACACTTCTATCACTTTATTTAACACGAAAGAAAATAAAAACTATATCATTTCTCGTTTGATGAGTGATGACAAAGAGTTTTTCGATTTCTGTGCACAAAACGGTTTAAAATATGGTAATACTGTTTCTATAGTTAAACAATTCACCAGCACAAAAATGACGCAACTTTTAATCAACAATAAAACAATTCTATTAAATGAAGACTTTACAAAAATCATCTATGTCAATGAACTTTAA
- the feoB gene encoding ferrous iron transport protein B — protein sequence MSKQINVALIGNPNTGKTSVFNALTGLNQQVGNYPGITVEKKEGICKLPRGVKAHIIDLPGTYSLNASSLDENVVIELLLNRNDKDFPDVAVVVSDVENLKRNLLLFTQIKDLEIPCLLVINMADRMRRKGISLDIGYLEQQLETKIALVSTRKNEGIVLLKQLISNYKDLSISPCLSASDIDPDYFNKLRKAFPNQLLYKLWLVITQDVNFGKTDRKEIDAINSFKTKSKSDLKRLQQKETIKRYQFINEVLKKGQTVDVSQAKDLRTRFDRILTHKVWGYIIFFLILLTIFQAIYDWSTVPMDLIDGAFASLSEWLKNTLPEGAATNLLAEGIIPGLGGIVIFIPQIAFLFLFIAVLEETGYMSRVVFLMDRIMRRFGLSGKSIVPLISGTACAIPAIMATRNIESWKERLITILVTPFTTCSARLPVYLIIISLVIPEGNFLGLGYQALTLMLLYLLGFAAAIVSAYILNKILKIKSKTFFVIEMPNYKLPMIKNVAITVLEKTKSFIFGAGKIILAISIVLWFLASYGPGDQFNKAESIISEQYASDNLTDDVLQQKIAAYKLEHSFIGITGRAIEPAIRPLGYDWKIGIAIVSSFAAREVFVGTLATIYSVGSDDEETIKNRMAGEVNPILGGRLFNFASGISLLLFYAFAMQCMSTLAIVKRETNSWKWPTYQFVIMTAIAYVAALIAYQFLK from the coding sequence ATGAGCAAGCAAATAAATGTCGCACTAATAGGTAATCCCAACACAGGGAAAACCTCTGTTTTTAATGCTTTAACGGGCTTAAATCAACAAGTCGGCAATTACCCTGGTATTACTGTTGAAAAAAAAGAAGGCATTTGCAAACTCCCACGTGGGGTTAAAGCCCATATAATAGATTTACCAGGAACGTATAGTTTAAATGCCTCTTCGCTTGATGAGAATGTGGTTATAGAGTTACTTCTAAACCGAAACGATAAAGATTTTCCTGATGTGGCCGTTGTGGTTAGTGATGTAGAAAACCTAAAGCGCAATTTATTACTGTTTACACAAATTAAAGATTTAGAAATCCCCTGTTTATTGGTTATAAATATGGCCGATCGTATGCGTCGTAAAGGGATTTCTTTAGATATTGGTTATTTAGAGCAACAACTAGAAACTAAAATCGCCTTGGTTAGCACGCGTAAAAATGAAGGTATTGTGTTGCTAAAACAACTCATTAGCAATTATAAAGACCTCTCTATTTCGCCTTGCCTTAGTGCCTCAGACATTGATCCAGATTATTTTAACAAATTACGCAAAGCATTTCCTAATCAGCTATTATATAAACTATGGCTCGTTATTACACAAGATGTAAACTTTGGCAAAACTGATCGTAAAGAAATTGATGCGATTAACAGTTTCAAAACAAAATCTAAAAGCGACTTAAAACGACTGCAGCAAAAGGAAACCATTAAAAGGTATCAGTTTATTAATGAAGTGTTAAAAAAAGGACAAACCGTAGATGTATCTCAAGCTAAAGATTTGCGAACCAGATTTGATCGCATATTAACTCACAAAGTTTGGGGGTATATAATTTTCTTTCTTATCCTTCTAACTATTTTCCAAGCCATTTACGACTGGTCCACCGTACCCATGGATTTAATTGATGGTGCTTTTGCTTCTTTAAGTGAGTGGTTAAAAAACACCTTACCAGAAGGAGCAGCAACTAATTTGTTAGCCGAAGGGATTATTCCAGGATTAGGTGGTATCGTAATTTTTATACCTCAAATCGCCTTTCTCTTTTTATTTATTGCCGTTTTAGAAGAAACAGGCTACATGAGTCGCGTGGTGTTTTTAATGGATAGAATTATGCGCCGTTTTGGGTTAAGCGGAAAAAGTATCGTGCCACTTATTTCTGGAACAGCCTGCGCCATTCCAGCGATTATGGCCACCCGAAATATAGAGAGTTGGAAAGAGCGTTTAATCACTATTTTAGTGACGCCTTTTACAACCTGTTCTGCACGATTACCTGTTTATTTAATTATTATCTCATTAGTCATTCCCGAAGGTAACTTTTTGGGCTTAGGCTATCAGGCATTAACTTTAATGCTACTCTATTTGCTAGGCTTTGCAGCTGCGATTGTTTCTGCTTATATTTTGAATAAAATTCTTAAAATTAAAAGTAAAACATTTTTTGTCATAGAAATGCCAAATTATAAGCTACCCATGATTAAAAATGTCGCGATTACCGTTTTAGAAAAAACGAAATCCTTCATTTTTGGTGCCGGTAAAATAATTCTAGCCATTTCAATTGTGTTATGGTTTTTAGCTTCTTATGGTCCAGGAGACCAATTTAATAAAGCTGAAAGCATCATATCTGAGCAATATGCTTCTGATAATCTGACAGATGACGTTTTACAACAAAAAATTGCGGCTTATAAATTAGAACACTCTTTTATTGGTATTACAGGAAGAGCCATTGAGCCAGCCATAAGACCCTTGGGCTATGATTGGAAAATAGGTATTGCCATTGTAAGTTCGTTTGCTGCCCGTGAGGTGTTTGTTGGTACATTAGCCACAATATACAGTGTTGGGAGCGATGATGAGGAAACGATTAAGAACAGAATGGCTGGAGAGGTAAACCCAATTCTAGGCGGACGCCTTTTTAATTTTGCATCAGGCATTTCTTTATTATTGTTTTATGCTTTTGCCATGCAGTGCATGAGTACTTTAGCCATTGTAAAACGAGAAACAAACAGTTGGAAATGGCCAACCTACCAATTTGTAATCATGACTGCCATTGCATATGTTGCTGCATTAATTGCTTATCAGTTTTTAAAATAA
- a CDS encoding FeoA family protein has product MTTTLADLKRGERAVITDVSSDLIPLKLLEMGCLPGNSVELVQVAPFADPMYLNINGTHLAIRKETAIHVLIEKL; this is encoded by the coding sequence TTGACTACAACACTTGCAGACTTAAAACGTGGTGAACGCGCCGTAATTACTGATGTTTCATCAGACTTAATCCCATTGAAATTACTTGAAATGGGGTGTTTGCCAGGTAACAGTGTAGAATTAGTTCAAGTGGCACCATTTGCAGACCCCATGTATTTAAACATTAACGGAACACATCTGGCGATTAGAAAAGAAACGGCTATTCATGTTTTAATCGAAAAATTATGA
- a CDS encoding SCO family protein, translating into MLSFFKDYKYFAIGFLILSAVIISIFYSILKVEKPLPIYNPANVETTLVDSTIQHVKKYHKIADFSLTNQNGKTITQDDYKDKIYVADFFFTTCPTICPIMTDHMYKIQQTLLDDNEVMLLSHSVTPVIDSVAQLKKYAVRKGVNDKKWNLVTGDKKQIYALARKSYLAVKSVGNGDQYDMIHTENFMLIDKKRQIRGFYDGTNPRAIDSLLLDIKKLKKEYQD; encoded by the coding sequence ATGCTTTCCTTTTTTAAAGATTATAAATACTTCGCCATTGGCTTTTTAATACTTTCGGCCGTCATTATTTCTATTTTCTATTCTATATTAAAGGTTGAAAAACCCTTACCTATATATAATCCGGCTAACGTTGAAACCACTCTGGTCGATAGCACGATTCAGCATGTAAAAAAATATCATAAAATTGCCGATTTTAGTCTCACGAATCAAAACGGTAAAACCATTACCCAAGACGATTATAAAGACAAAATATATGTCGCCGATTTCTTTTTCACGACCTGTCCGACGATTTGTCCGATTATGACAGATCACATGTATAAGATACAACAAACACTCCTTGACGATAATGAAGTAATGTTACTCTCACATTCTGTAACTCCTGTTATTGATAGTGTGGCTCAATTAAAAAAATACGCAGTGCGCAAAGGTGTAAATGACAAAAAATGGAACCTGGTAACAGGCGACAAAAAACAAATCTACGCCCTAGCGAGAAAAAGTTATTTAGCCGTAAAATCTGTTGGCAACGGTGACCAATATGATATGATCCATACCGAAAACTTTATGCTTATCGATAAGAAACGTCAAATTCGCGGGTTTTATGATGGCACAAACCCTAGAGCGATAGATTCGCTGCTCTTAGATATTAAAAAGTTAAAAAAAGAATACCAAGACTAG
- the rseP gene encoding RIP metalloprotease RseP produces the protein MSVFLIKGAQLLLSLSILVILHELGHFIPAKLFKTRVEKFYLFFDVKFSLFKKKIGDTVYGIGWLPLGGYVKISGMIDESMDTEAMAQPPQPWEFRSKPTWQRLIIMLGGVIVNFILAFVLYMMILFVWGKDYRAAEDVVFGYGVTKTMEQYGFQQGDKILSINGISHAEADNVNTYLMFRDTESVTVKHQDGTIETLTFPEDIGTQLFEAGDYPALTERYPFKIDSIVPQSPAEKAGLLVGDKIVSIDDRKVEYMTDFSYGLHNKSAESVTLEVVRNGANEILEVQPNDKNEIGIVYNPITDAFPELRHKDYSIGESITGGMSEGYWKVKDYLAQFQYIFTKKGASQIGGFAAIGQLFPPAWDWQSFWALTAFLSIMLGVLNLLPIPALDGGHVMFLLYEMVTGRKPGDKFMEYAQMIGFFILIALVLFANGNDIFKAIFR, from the coding sequence ATGAGTGTATTTTTAATAAAAGGAGCCCAATTACTTTTAAGTTTATCTATACTAGTCATTCTCCATGAACTAGGTCACTTTATACCAGCAAAATTATTTAAAACACGGGTAGAAAAATTCTATTTGTTTTTTGATGTAAAATTTTCACTATTTAAAAAGAAAATAGGAGATACAGTCTATGGTATTGGTTGGTTGCCTCTAGGTGGGTATGTTAAGATATCTGGAATGATTGATGAAAGTATGGATACTGAGGCTATGGCTCAACCACCACAACCTTGGGAATTCAGATCGAAACCAACATGGCAGCGATTAATTATCATGCTTGGTGGTGTGATTGTCAATTTCATTTTAGCTTTTGTATTATACATGATGATCCTTTTTGTATGGGGAAAAGACTATAGGGCTGCAGAGGATGTTGTGTTTGGTTATGGTGTGACTAAAACAATGGAACAATATGGTTTCCAACAAGGCGATAAAATTTTATCTATAAATGGCATTTCTCATGCCGAAGCAGATAACGTAAATACCTATTTAATGTTTCGTGATACTGAAAGTGTTACGGTTAAACATCAAGATGGTACTATAGAAACGCTAACCTTTCCTGAAGATATCGGCACTCAACTGTTTGAGGCAGGGGATTATCCAGCATTAACTGAGAGATACCCCTTTAAAATTGATTCTATTGTGCCGCAATCACCAGCTGAGAAGGCGGGCTTGTTGGTTGGAGATAAAATAGTGTCTATAGATGATAGAAAGGTTGAATACATGACAGACTTCAGTTATGGATTACATAATAAATCTGCTGAGAGTGTGACCTTGGAAGTTGTAAGGAACGGTGCTAATGAAATTTTAGAAGTTCAACCTAATGATAAAAATGAAATAGGAATTGTTTATAATCCTATCACTGACGCTTTTCCAGAATTAAGACACAAAGATTATTCTATTGGAGAAAGTATTACAGGAGGAATGTCTGAAGGCTATTGGAAAGTAAAAGACTACCTAGCCCAGTTTCAATACATTTTCACCAAGAAGGGTGCTTCACAAATTGGCGGTTTTGCTGCTATTGGTCAATTATTTCCTCCAGCATGGGATTGGCAATCTTTTTGGGCGTTAACGGCCTTTTTGTCCATTATGTTAGGGGTGCTTAACTTACTGCCAATACCGGCACTAGACGGTGGGCACGTTATGTTTTTACTATATGAAATGGTTACAGGACGTAAGCCAGGAGATAAATTTATGGAGTATGCTCAAATGATAGGCTTCTTTATTTTAATTGCTTTAGTGCTGTTTGCCAACGGAAACGATATTTTTAAAGCAATTTTTAGATAA